AACCGGATGGTCGGGCGGATCATCGTCGGTGCGCCGCACGACGATCCCGCGCCCTTCATGGGATCGGTGATCGACAACGAGGCCGCCGACCAGCTGACCGAGAGCTACCTCGCGCTGATGATGCGCGGCGCCCGCCCGATCCGCCACCTCGAACGCCCCGTCGCGGACCGCCCGTTCCTGATCCCTGCGCTGATCGACGTGACCGACATGCCCGAACGGCCCGACCTCGAGCTGTTCGGACCGATCCTGCAGGTCATCCGCGCCGACGATTTCGACGCCGCGATTCACGAGGCGAACAACACGCGCTATGGCCTGTCCGCGTCGCTGATCAGCCAGACGCCTGCGCTCTACGACCGGTTCTGGGCGAATGCCCGCGCGGGCATCGTCAACTGGAACAAGCCGACCAACGGCGCCTCGTCGGGTGCGCCGTTCGGCGGCATCGGCTGGTCGGGCAACCACCGCCCGAGCGCCTATTATGCGGCGGACTACTGCGCCTATCCGGTGGTCAGCAGCGAAGCCGAAAGCGCGCGCGCGAGCATCGGGATTGGGCTCAGGGACGCTTGACCAATCCTCCCCCGCCAGGGGGAGGTGTTACCGCAGGTGACGGAGGGGGCGGACACGGAACGGAGGTAGCCGCCGACCGCCCCCTCCGTCTGCCTTCGGCAGCCACCTCCCCCTGGCGGGGGAGGATCACTAGGAAGCCTGCACAAAAGCTCTCCTACCGCCCTCCCAAGCATCATTCCGTTGCGCCGCAGCGCAGGCCAGCCCATCTCCCATCCATGTCCAGTCTCCTAGACCCGAGCGCCCGCGGGCGTGTGATCCTCGTCGGCGCGGGGCCCGGCGATCCCGGCCTGCTCACCGTCCGTGCGGTGGAAGCGCTCAAGACCGCCGACGTCGTCGTCCATGACGGGCTGATCGATCCGCGCGTGCTCGATCTGGCGCCGCCGCAGGCGCAGCGCATCTCGGTCGCCAAGCAGCGCGCGCGCCACACGCTGCCGCAGGAAGCGATCAACGCGCTGATCGTCGCGCATGTCCGCACCGGCGCGATCGTCATCCGCTTGAAGGGCGGCGACCCGTTCGTGTTCGGCCGCGGCGGCGAAGAGGTCGAGGCGGTCCGCGCCGCGGGGCTTCCGGTCGAAGTCATCCCCGGCGTCTCGGCGGCGCTCGGTTGCGCGGCGGAGGCGATGCTGCCGCTCACGCACCGCGATCATTCGAGCGCGGTCAGCTTCGTCGCGGGTCAGTGCAAGGGGCTCGCAGATCAGGATTGGGCCGGGCTCGCCGGCCAGGGCCGTACGCTCGTCATCTACATGGGCGTCGCGACCGCGACCGATATCGCCGACAAGCTGATGGCGGACGGCGTCGCCCCCGACATGCCCGTCGCGGTGCTGGAGCGCGGTACGCTCTCCGGCGCGCGTGCGATGAAGACGTTGCTGGCCGATCTCGGCCCGATGGTCGCGCGCGAGGCGGTCAAGAGCCCGGCGATCATCGTCGTCGGCGAGGTCGTCGAACTGTCCGACGCACAGGACAAGCTCGCCCGCTGGGCGCGCGTGGCGGAGGCAGCAGCGGCATGAGACTTCTGACGGGTAACGATCTTCCCACCGGCGACGTCGTGTGGTGGGCGGGCAACGGCTGGTCGCGCCATCTCGAAGAGGCGGTCGACGTCGGCACTGCGGGCGAATCGATCCTCACCGCCGAGGAAGGCGCCCGCCGCGTCAACGTCCCCTATCTGATCGAGGCGACGCAGACCGAAGACGGCCCCCGCCCCGCCCACATCAAGGACCGCATCCGCGCGCTTGGACCTACCATGCGGCCGGACCTGACCCTGAAACCCGCGGATCCGGATGCGGGGAGCTGGGTGATATGATTCACGCTACGCCGCTAAGACGCGAAGAGAAGAAGGTTTTGCGCGCAGAGGCGCAGAGGACGCAGAGAGCGTCTGCCGCGCAGCGGCCCTCATTCTCACGCGCCGTAGGGGAAGCGATGATTGCTGCCGCGGACACTAGTCACAAGGGCAACTCTCCGCGTCCTCTGCGCCTCTGCGTGAACAATCCTTCTGTCGGACATACCCATGTATAAATACGACGAATACGACCAGGCGATGGTCGACCAGCGCGTCGACGAGTTTCGCGACCAGGTCCGCCGCCGCCTTTCGGGCGAGCTCACCGAGGACCAGTTCAAGCCGTTGCGGCTGATGAACGGCCTGTATCTGCAGCTCCACGCGTACATGCTCCGCGTCGCGATCCCCTATGGCACGCTCGACAGCCGGCAGATGCGCATGCTCGGCCACATCGCGCGCAAGTACGATCGTGGCTACGGGCATTTCACGACACGCCAGAACCTCCAGTTCAACTGGATCAAGCTCGCCGAGACGCCCGACATCCTCGCCGAACTGGCGACGGTCGAGATGCATGCCATCCAGACGAGCGGCAACTGCATCCGCAACATCAGCAGCGACCAGTTCGCCGGCGCCGCCGCGGACGAGGTCGCCGACCCGCGCGCCTGGGCCGAGCTGATCCGCCAGTGGAGCACGTTCCACCCCGAATTCACTTACCTTCCCCGGAAGTTCAAGTTCGCGGTGATCGCGTCGGACGAGGACCGCGCGGCGATGCGCCTCCACGACATCGGCATCCAGCTGGTCAAGCGTGACGGTGAGTTGGGCGCGAAGATCTTCGTCGGCGGCGGCATGGGCCGCACGCCGATGATCTCCCACGAGATCAAGGACTTCGTCGGATCGGACGACCTGATGAGCTATCTCGAGGCGTGCCTGCGCGTCTACAACCGCTACGGTCGCCGCGACAACATCTACAAGGCGCGGATCAAGATCCTGCTCCACGAGATCGGTCCCGACGAATATCGCCGTCAGGTCGAGGAGGAGTTCGCCGCGGTAAAGGGTCTGGGCCTCGACCCGCCGCGCGCGGAACTCGACCGCATCACTGCGTTCTTCGGCGCTCCCGACTTCGACACGACGCCGGCCGCCGCGATCGATCGCAGCGATCCCGATTTCGCGGTCTGGCTCGACCAGAACGTCAAGGCGCACAAGCAGGATGGCTATGCGATCGTCACGATTAGCCTGAAGCCCGTCGGCGGGATCCCCGGCGACGCCTCCGCCGACCAGATCGACCTGATGGCCGAGCTGGCGGAGCGCTACAGCTTCGACGAACTCCGCGTCAGCCATGCGCAGAACATCGTCCTGCCGCACGTCCGCCAGGCCGATCTGCACGCCGTGTGGTCCGCACTGAACGAGGCCGGGCTCGCCGAGGCGAATCTCGACCTGATCAGCGACATCATCGCCTGCCCCGGCCTCGATTATTGCAGCCTAGCGAACGCACGCTCGATCCCGCTCGCGCAGAAGATCGCAACACGCTTCTCCAGCCTCGAACGTCAGCGCGACCTCGGCGAGCTGAAGCTCAAGATCAGCGGGTGCATCAACGCGTGCGGCCACCATCACGCCGGCCACATCGGCATCCTCGGCGTCGACAAGAAGGGCACCGAAAACTACCAGCTCTCGCTCGGTGGATCGGGCGCGGAGGACGTCAGCCTCGCCAAGATCACCGGCCCCGGCTTCTCCGAGGACGGCGTGGTCGACGCGATCGAACGCGTGACCGATCGCTATCTGCAAGTCCGCGAGGGCGGCGAGCGCTTCCTCGACACCTATCGCCGCGTCGGCTTCGAGACGTTCAAGGAAGCGATCTATGGGTAATCGCCCGATCGTGGAGCAAGCTTCTGCCGCCGCCCCTGCCCCCCATTCCGTCACCCCAGCGGAGGCTGGGGTCTTTCCGTGGCGCGCATCCGGCCCGAACCGGGAGATGCCAGCCTTCGCTGGCATGACGGTCGAGGGGTGGGTGAGGAGCCGGGACCGCATGATGGAGGCCACGGCATGAGCGACTTCACCGTCCTCCGCTTCCGCGACGACGAGCCGCACGACGAGCCCGCGGTCACGCTCGACGCCTTCATCGGCCAGTCCAACGCGACCGCGGTCCGCCTCGAATCGAGCGACGACGCGCGCGCGCTGCTGCCGCAGATCGACCAGCTCGCGCTGATCGAGGTGAGCTTCCCCGGCTACCGCGACGGCCGCGGCTATTCGACCGCGCGGATCCTGCGCGAGGCGGGCTATACCGGCGAGCTCCGCGCAGCAGGCGACGTGCTCGTCGATCAGATCCCGCTGATGCGCCGCTGCGGCTTCGACAGCTTCGCGCCCGAATCGCCGATCGACATCGACGTATTGCGCGCGAGCCTGGCGCGCTACGACACGCCCTACCAGAAGGCGGCCGACGACCGCGTGCCGGTGTGGAAGCTCCGACATGGGTAACGCCTTGCGCAAGCTCGACATGATCGACGTCTCCCCCGCCTTCACGAGCGCCGACGCCGCCGCGATGGAGGCGCGCTTCGCGGGCGTTTCCGCGCAGGAGATGCTGCGCACGTTGCTGACCGGCGAGCTCGCCGGGCGCACCGCCGCGGTCTCGTCGTTCGGCGCGGAGTCCGCGGTGCTGCTGCACATGGTGTCGGAGATCGACCGCGATGTGCCCGTCGTGTTCACCAACACGCAGAAGATGTTCGGCGAGACGCTCGCGTACCGCGACGCGCTCGCCGAGCGGCTGGGCTTCACCGACCTGCGCGTCTTCCGCCCCGATCCGCGGCTGCTCGCGATCAAGGATACCGCCGGCCTGCGCTGGTCCTACGACCCGGACGGCTGCTGCGATTTGCGGAAGGTCGAGCCGCTGCGCCGTGCGCTGGCACCGTTCGACGCGTGGATCTCGGGCCGCAAGGGCTTTCAGTCGGGTACCCGTCAGGCGTTGCCACGGTTCGAGGAGGACGAGGGCCGGTTGAAGATCAACCCGCTCGCCGACTGGGACAAGGCGCGGCTCGATGCCTATTTCGCGGACCACGATCTGCCGCGCCATCCGCTGGAGGCGCAGGGCTATCTCTCGATCGGCTGCGCGCCGTGCACCACGAAGGTCGCGCCGGGTGAAGATCCGCGTGCAGGGCGGTGGCGGAGTTTCGACAAGGTCGAATGCGGTATCCACGCACCGACGAACTACGACCCGATCATCTGATCCCCCGTCATGCTGAACTCGTTTCAGCATCCACCGCACCACAGGCGCTAAAGTCCGCGGCACGGTAGACCCTGAAACAAGTTCAGGGTGACGGGTGGCGGCTCAATATTCCGCGAGATCCGAGAATTTCGTGATCGTCGGATCGAACTTCATCCGCACCTTGCCGGTCGCGCCGTGGCGCTGCTTGGCGATGATGAGTTCGGCGAGACCGTAGACCCGCTCCATCTCCGCTGCCCAGGCGTTGTGATCCTCGAAGATCTTCGCGCTGTCACCCTCGGCCGGCCGCTTGGGCTCCTTCGACGCGACGTAATAGTCCTCTCGGTACACGAACCAGACCATGTCGGCGTCCTGCTCGATCGACCCCGACTCGCGCAGATCCGACAGCATCGGCGTCTTGTCCTCGCGGCTTTCGACCGCGCGGCTGAGCTGCGACAGTGCGAGTACGGGGACGTTGAGGTCCTTCGCCATCGTCTTCAGCCCGCGCGAAATCTCCGAGATTTCCTGCACGCGGTTGCCGTCCTTGCTCTTGCCCGACCCCGTCAGCAGCTGGAGATAGTCGACCACGACCAGCCCGATCTCGTTGTTGTGCCGCCGCTGCAGCCGGCGCACGCGAGTGTGCAGCGCGCCGATGCTGAGACCGCCGGTGTCGTCGATGAACAGCGGCAGGTTCTCGAGCTCGGCCGCCGCGGCCGCGAGCTGCGCGAACTCGGTGCGGCTGATCTTGCCCATGCGGAGCGATTCGGACGAGATCTGCGACTGCTCGGCAAGGATACGCGTTGCCAGCTGGTCGGCTGACATCTCTAGGCTGAAGAACGCGACCTTTGCCCCCACCGAATCGGACGGCGCGATCCCGTCGGCCATGTCACGCATCCAGCGACGTGCGGCGTTGAACGCGATGTTGGTGGCGAGCGAGGTCTTGCCCATGCCCGGACGGCCGGCGAGGATCATCAGATCGCTGTGATGCATGCCGCCGATCTTGGCGTTGATCGAATCGATACCCGTGGTGACACCCGACAGGTTGCCGCCCGAATTCAGCGCGCGCTCGGCCATCTTGACCGCTGCGGTGGTCGCCTGCGCGAAGGTCTTCACCGCATTCTCGGTGCCGCCATCGGCCGAGACCTTGAACAGCTCCTCTTCGGCCAGCTCGATCTGCGCGCGCGGATTGACCTCCTCGGAGGTATCCATCGCGCGCTCGACCAAGGTCCGCCCGACCGACACCAGCGAGCGCAGCATTGCGAGGTCGTAAATCTGCGCCGCGAACTGCCGCGCACCGATCAGCCCGGCGCCGCTGCCGGTCAGGCTCGCGAGATAGGCGGGCCCGCCCAGCTCGCGCATCCCCTCGTCCGCGTCGAACATCGGGCGCAGCGTCACCGGGGTCACCAGCATGTCGTTGCCGCGCAGCGTCTTGATCGCGGCGAAGATGCGGCCGTGGACGGGTTCGAAGAAATGCGCAGGCTCCAGCCGGTCGACCAGGTCGTCGGCGAGCCGGTTGTCGATCATCATCGCGCCGAGCATCGCGGCTTCGGCCTCGACGTTGCGCGGAAGCTGAGGGGTCTCGGGGACGGGGACGGGGAATGCGAGCGTTGCCATCCGCTTCGTGTACGCATCGCGACCCCGTGTTCCAAGCAAGCTGCGGCGGAATGATGGGGATAAGTCGGGCAAGTGACACGCGCCGCGCGCCTCGCTATCGCGGGGCCATGGCCGACCCCCGGATCATCGCTGTGGAACTCGACGAGCGCTCGCTCGGCTGGCGCTCGGCCGATGTCGAGCAGGAGCGCCGGATCGCGATCTTCGAC
This sequence is a window from Sphingomonas ginsenosidivorax. Protein-coding genes within it:
- a CDS encoding nitrite/sulfite reductase → MYKYDEYDQAMVDQRVDEFRDQVRRRLSGELTEDQFKPLRLMNGLYLQLHAYMLRVAIPYGTLDSRQMRMLGHIARKYDRGYGHFTTRQNLQFNWIKLAETPDILAELATVEMHAIQTSGNCIRNISSDQFAGAAADEVADPRAWAELIRQWSTFHPEFTYLPRKFKFAVIASDEDRAAMRLHDIGIQLVKRDGELGAKIFVGGGMGRTPMISHEIKDFVGSDDLMSYLEACLRVYNRYGRRDNIYKARIKILLHEIGPDEYRRQVEEEFAAVKGLGLDPPRAELDRITAFFGAPDFDTTPAAAIDRSDPDFAVWLDQNVKAHKQDGYAIVTISLKPVGGIPGDASADQIDLMAELAERYSFDELRVSHAQNIVLPHVRQADLHAVWSALNEAGLAEANLDLISDIIACPGLDYCSLANARSIPLAQKIATRFSSLERQRDLGELKLKISGCINACGHHHAGHIGILGVDKKGTENYQLSLGGSGAEDVSLAKITGPGFSEDGVVDAIERVTDRYLQVREGGERFLDTYRRVGFETFKEAIYG
- a CDS encoding phosphoadenylyl-sulfate reductase; translated protein: MGNALRKLDMIDVSPAFTSADAAAMEARFAGVSAQEMLRTLLTGELAGRTAAVSSFGAESAVLLHMVSEIDRDVPVVFTNTQKMFGETLAYRDALAERLGFTDLRVFRPDPRLLAIKDTAGLRWSYDPDGCCDLRKVEPLRRALAPFDAWISGRKGFQSGTRQALPRFEEDEGRLKINPLADWDKARLDAYFADHDLPRHPLEAQGYLSIGCAPCTTKVAPGEDPRAGRWRSFDKVECGIHAPTNYDPII
- a CDS encoding DUF2849 domain-containing protein produces the protein MRLLTGNDLPTGDVVWWAGNGWSRHLEEAVDVGTAGESILTAEEGARRVNVPYLIEATQTEDGPRPAHIKDRIRALGPTMRPDLTLKPADPDAGSWVI
- the cobA gene encoding uroporphyrinogen-III C-methyltransferase; its protein translation is MSSLLDPSARGRVILVGAGPGDPGLLTVRAVEALKTADVVVHDGLIDPRVLDLAPPQAQRISVAKQRARHTLPQEAINALIVAHVRTGAIVIRLKGGDPFVFGRGGEEVEAVRAAGLPVEVIPGVSAALGCAAEAMLPLTHRDHSSAVSFVAGQCKGLADQDWAGLAGQGRTLVIYMGVATATDIADKLMADGVAPDMPVAVLERGTLSGARAMKTLLADLGPMVAREAVKSPAIIVVGEVVELSDAQDKLARWARVAEAAAA
- a CDS encoding replicative DNA helicase, giving the protein MATLAFPVPVPETPQLPRNVEAEAAMLGAMMIDNRLADDLVDRLEPAHFFEPVHGRIFAAIKTLRGNDMLVTPVTLRPMFDADEGMRELGGPAYLASLTGSGAGLIGARQFAAQIYDLAMLRSLVSVGRTLVERAMDTSEEVNPRAQIELAEEELFKVSADGGTENAVKTFAQATTAAVKMAERALNSGGNLSGVTTGIDSINAKIGGMHHSDLMILAGRPGMGKTSLATNIAFNAARRWMRDMADGIAPSDSVGAKVAFFSLEMSADQLATRILAEQSQISSESLRMGKISRTEFAQLAAAAAELENLPLFIDDTGGLSIGALHTRVRRLQRRHNNEIGLVVVDYLQLLTGSGKSKDGNRVQEISEISRGLKTMAKDLNVPVLALSQLSRAVESREDKTPMLSDLRESGSIEQDADMVWFVYREDYYVASKEPKRPAEGDSAKIFEDHNAWAAEMERVYGLAELIIAKQRHGATGKVRMKFDPTITKFSDLAEY
- a CDS encoding DUF934 domain-containing protein; translated protein: MSDFTVLRFRDDEPHDEPAVTLDAFIGQSNATAVRLESSDDARALLPQIDQLALIEVSFPGYRDGRGYSTARILREAGYTGELRAAGDVLVDQIPLMRRCGFDSFAPESPIDIDVLRASLARYDTPYQKAADDRVPVWKLRHG